The genomic interval TTCTGATTCGTGCCTAACTGTTGTTTTTCTTGTTGCTGTTACTTTCACTGTCACtgttttttatgcttttattttaGTTACCGTTGTTCTCGTTGTTATTAttcttgttgttgttgcagGGGATGTACTGCTGCATTGTGTGGTCGATGCGATCTTGGGTGCTTTGGGGCTTCCTGATATCGGGCAGATATTCCCAGATAACGATCCTAAGTGGAAGGGAGCGCCATCCTCTGTTTTCATCAAAGAAGCTGTGAGTTATTGTTCAATGTAGTTATGGGGCATGCGCAGAAAATCCTTATggatttctgtttttttatttcggTTTTGAATGTTGAAATTGTTTTGCTTGGTAAATTGCAATTTCGAGCGTTTCTTTATGAAAGACTATATAGATTTCATAGTCTTCAATGGTTTGGAAAAAGAAAGCAAGCAAGCAAGAATATTTTATGTTGTTGACTTGTTGGTATAGCAGCAAATGAACCAGGCTGGCCAACTTGGTGCGATTGGGAGCTAATTATTTAaccagaattttatttttactcatcaaaaaagaaataattatccAGAGTTGTTTGTTCagtctttgtttatttttggaaCCAGACCCTTTAGGAATCTAATGAGAGATGGAAAAAAGACCAAAAAGAATCATACAAACTATAGCTAGGAAGAGGTAGGTGGGCTGCCATCTAGGGGTATAgtgaattagaaaataaatctcAAGTTCTTCCACGGTCCTTGTGTTATTTCAAAACTTtgttcatttctttccctccaagCGCTGCATCAAGCAAATTGGGATTACTTTCCATAAGGTGTCGTTGTGAGGACTCTCAAACCACTCTTTCTAATATGCTAACAGATCCACCGTTCAGGCATCACCTTTATTAGCCCCAGTAGGCTAAGCATCACTTGCCAGAAGGAGCTGGCTACTTCACATTGAAGTAAAAGATGATCTCTACCAGTTCCCCATTCtgcttacacatacaacaccattcAATCACCATAACATGCCTTCTCCTCAAATTATACAGGGTAAGGATCTTCCTAGTTCAGtcatccaaacaaagaaaactgCTTTAAGGGAGCCTTACTCCTCCAAATTGTCTTTTCCATAGAAAGAGATGTTATCGCAGGTGACTGGTACATTATAGAATGACTTAACTTCAAACATCCCTTGCTTGGACATGCTTCGACGAAGCTTATTTGCACCATCCTGTCTCTTTTCTAAAGAGGTAAAGCAATCAGCCTCCCGATCTTTTTCCCTGCATCTAAACTCCACTTCCTATTCAGTAGTCATTAGAGAGCTGTAATTTGTCTGCCTCCACTGCGTCCTTGACCTTATTAAGGTTTAATAGATCCAGGAAAGCTTCTTTGAGGGCTGATCTCTACATCATACACCATACTGGAAGTTTATCTTGGTaccatcacccacctcaaatCTATTGTATTGATAAAATTTCCATCATACCTGTCAAATGTTCTTCCATAACCAAACCCCATAGCTCCCAGTCCAATTTTTGTATgtacttttaattttactaaacCACAATTCAACGTAGCTCCTAGCATTTCACTTTTCACAACATTGACTACTTATTTTCTAACCCTGCTTATGATCTGACGGTCCCGTATATTCTGATTTTTTCTCTCTTGGATGGGTGCTATTCCAATATCTAAAGCAAACAAAATCTCACTTATTGGTTATGTGGAATTTGGAATGTTACAAAGATTTGGATACTATACTATCATGCTGCAAACCTTGCTTTAAACTTGACCATAATAGATCCAATTTAAATGTAGTTTGCCTCAACCTAAAGATAGATATCAGCATGTCCtggaaatagaaagaaagaaagaaagaaaagggttAAGTTCATAAACACTGTGCTTATCTAAGATCTTCATAAGCACGAGAATTATTGGACATTATTTGCGTTACTGGGAAAATAAATGGCATCAACATGGGTCAGATACTGCTATTATGGGATGATGTGGACACTAAAATACTGGGTGACATTTTTCTAGGGGCCCACTACCCTTTGTAGTCAAGTGGCGCCTCTCCCCTTTGAAAGGGGTAGGTCCTAGGGTTGAACCATGGGAAGGAAGGGAAATTGCGTATGTGGTAGAGAACCCTGTGATGTGTCCTACTATTGAAGTGTGAGAAAGGGGGAAAGGCTCATTTTTCTTGCAGATTAGTGCATATAGAATGTGATCAAAATGAATCACAAACATTCTGAACTTGGTTTCCAATCTGGCAgctaggcctcgtttgttttcacaactattctcaactcaactcatctcatctaatcattacaactttcccaaattcccacacaataaaataaacaattaaactttttcaaatcccaaaataaaaataatattagaaaaatatattttaacaatattttattcaactttcatctcatctcatctcatctcatctcatctcatctgtgaaaacaaacgaggtatGAACAAACATATACTGTAGgtgttataaaattttatgttgtttttgcaGATTTCCTGTTGGAGGATGCTTCATAAATGACTGGTTTATAATCTATCAtgagatttttcttctttttatttttttcctagtaattctattttaaatggtgcccataaaaaggaaaaaaaaagaaagaagaagcttTGTATGGTCAATCTGATGAGTCTTTGTTTGAACAGGTTGGATACAACGAATGTCATTCATATTAGTTGAGTTCAATTTTCTTCTCGAACTTATTCTCTTTGATATGATTCATTTCAGGTCAGACTCATGCATGAGGCTGGTTATGAACTTGGAAACTTAGATGCCACTTTAATTCTTCAAAGACCAAAAGTAAGCCCGCACAAGGAGGCAATCAAGGCAAACTTGTCTGCACTTATTGGAGCAGACCCTTCCGTTATAAATCTGAAAGCCAAAACTCATGAGAAGGTTGACAGCCTAGGAGAGAATAGGAGTATTGCAGCTCACACAGTGGTTCttctaatgaaaaaataaaaagatgccAACAAAGAGATTCTCAGATGTAAGAATAGTGGGTCGTTAGCATTGTTGTATACCACTTACACAGATCCGATTGTTAGCATGTGGGAACAGAAATCTTCTTCTAAGATACGTACGAGTTGTATCTAAAATTGGTCAGGATCTTTGATGTTTATCATCTAGTAGTCTGGAAAATGTTATCAAAGCACCAACCCACCTTCGCTCAACAATCCATATGAATGTATGTTGACTTTTCTTAAAATACTTGAGATTACTGCATCTGTATATCGCCCACATTAGAAGTTTGagaatttgaattcaaacatTTTGCCACTAGTATTAAGAATTTACAATGTTGATGTTTAGCCTTTCTATTTTCTGGTTCTGCATTGAGCAGACCCTAGCCACCATCATGGTTCAGTGTTAGTTGTTGACGATTTTAAACCATGCCCAgttttccatatataatatatatatatatatatatatatatctgccttcTACCTAAAAGCACCTATAACGTTaatagtaatgaacagtaataatgaacaataataaatagtcttttgCCATTGTTTCTCTATGAGTCGAGAATGAGTTCGTGTGTGTGAATGTCAGTGTGTGACAGAGAGGGAATGGAGGTTTGTGGTGGCTGGGTCTGTGAGAGGTGGTCGCtggtgtgaggtggtggaggtgcggtggtctgggtggccgcgtacagCGGTTCAACTGGACaaaaatgggtgaaacccatttcggttgggttaccgcaagggagagagagagggctgcgtATGGGAGAGATCGGTGGTAACTGAGTTGGTCGCTGGCGTGAGGGGGACTCGCTGGTGGGGGCAGTGAGGTTGGGTGGCCGCTTATGGCAACGCAActagagagaaatgagaaaaactcatttcggttgggttactaaaggggagagagagggttgcgCGTGGGAGAAATTGGTGGTAGCTGGGTTGGTCGTCGGCTTAAGGGGGACTTGCtagtggtggcggtgaggcttgCCGGCACACGACGGCGCCGGGCTGGGCTGAAGGAGGATGGGGTGTGCCACGTGGAGGAAGAATCGGgccagaggagagagaaagaaagtgagaaaaaaaatcactataatatttatcactattatatataaataaaaaatacaatcactataatatttattactattatatataaaaataaaataaaatcattaaaatatttatcactattatgtaaaaagtagattttttaaAGTGGATCTCAAATATACCACATttgtttaaagatattgtgcagattttacacactttaaaattatataaatagtttcttttgttaaaatttatatataaataatttctcttattaaaacactgatttaaactaatttaaaattaaaatataaataacatatcatacataaactatcaaatttaatttataaaatactaatatttcatcattaaataaatgatgaaattttattaaatatttttaagaaattaatctcaatccttcattttaagtccttattaaatatttttcaaaaattaaaaccacataaataattagaatttgaaaataatttaagtatgataatatccttaattaactaaataaatagcatatgatacataaactatcaaatttaatttataaaatactaatgttccatcattaaataaatgatgaaattttactaaatatttttaagaaattaaaaccatataaataattagaattttaatataatttaaatatgataatattcttaattaactaaattaggcaaacgtgggtagggaatgagagagaggaaaaaaggaaaagtgggagaaaatgttagtttttgagttttaaatccCAATCTTTCATCTTGAATCTTCATATTTAATCTAatggtagaagtttaaatattgatttaaactaacataaaatagataattaaaatataaatattatatcatacgcttaaaattaactttaatttataaaatactaaatttgcatcattaaataaaagagaaagttttactgaatatttttaagagaataatattatatcatacacttaaaaaatcaactttaatttataaaatactaatgtttcattattaaataaatgatgaagttttattaaacatttttaagagaaaaaaactatctaattaatttgaatttttaatataatttaaacttcataataaatgatgaacatgaataaatagtaatttcactCTTAtgtattagactattttaatatttgaagtcacacttaatttttttcttcaatttggcaGATGTTTGCAAGTTTACCACtgctattatataatatatatatatatataagaaatattttagctggattacataaaagtaaattcacaaattgatgtggcttgatacaatacgtcagattataaagttatttttattgtaaaataaatctaataaatcacgtgaaattacatcaatttatagatttatttatatactttctttgtatatataccacttctctatatatatctctcttaaatttataattcttttacgACTGACTCGTGATAGTTTTGCACAACTCATGCTTGTTGAACGCCTTTTGGTAAAACTTGTACCAGGCGTAAGGAATAGAGTTTTTGACTAGACGTGACTATTTTGTATCACACTTATTCTTGAAACCTTTCCGGCATTTTTAGCGTTTAAAGTATGGAAAGGGAGCTGCATTTTATGGTGAAGTAACCTACCACCCAACTCCAATTTCCGCCTCTCCTTActttccagaaaaaaaaaaaaaggaaaaaaattagattaaattgaCTGTTTCTCTCCTATTTTTGTTATTACGATTTTTAAGACACTTTTCGggataatttcattttttaagtaCTGtacttattaaattaaattaaataattaatattttatcattttaatattcaacTAAATTACAGTAAATGAAacgaaaattaaaatttataaacggATAATGTAAGAATTTTTTGTCTGTCTAATAGTTGTTTTAGAACCTCAACTTAGTGCTATTGACTAGATTGATTCCctcaatttatgagattattattatttttattttccgactcttagtaataataataagtggAGATTTCGTGCTCAGATTCTAGAACATAcaagggaagagagaaaaatatataaaatgactTTCACGATAATCCCGTTTAAGAAATTcactagaacaaaaataaatactgTTTAGCctatttcatgtatttattcctttaaaatattttaagggaTCTAAATCCTAACATAAGCATATTAAGGTCTTGTTTGGGGTTGTGGTACAAGTCTTAAAAAGTATTTacatagttttaaaaattttttaataaagaaattaagTTGTTTGGGTGTTACATATTCAAgcatttttaatcttaaataagttaaaaagtatgttcgaggaaaaacataatttagaacgtaattcaaattttaaaaagagtgtcAATGGACgaaaatacttatataattttcagataataacaactttcaaacttttaaggatttggtcataatctttaaaaatttaaataatcgtaATTTTTATAtcagaaagtattttttttttaatttgttttcaaacaaacgtaacatgtttgaaagtgttttaaatatatagttaccaaacagtaaataCCACTTTaatagtagaatttattatttaagttataagttataatgtctcgtttggttacgcagttcagattagatgagatgttttgttaaaagtggaataaaatattgttataatataatttttattttaagatttaaaaattttaaattatttattatattttatataaaaatttaaaaaaattataataattatataatacaaaataaaataaaataatttaattttatataatcaaatctACCCGAATTCTCGAACATGTAATAAGTGGCAAAAGGTAAAACCAAGGGGAAAAAAGTTAACCAAGGAAGACGAACGCGTGACAAGTTTCAACGGTCCATGCGTAAAGAACAAAGCCGATAATTTTGACAAATCTCAGTGTCTTTCGACtgtaaaaatggaaaaaaaccAGACACAGCCTGTTCAATTGGAAACCTCTTCGAGGGCTTGAAAGGTTCCGCTGaccaataaataaaagaaaaacagaaacttGTGATAATTATATGAGTCATCTTAGCCAATGGCCACCCACATGATTAACAAAAAACAGATGACCATAAAATTGTCTGATCTGGAAGACAAATTTAAATTGGAATCAAACTTTGGTCCGTATTTGACCCGACCTATAGACATCTATGACTACGGCaggaatgcagaatcagaatctcttaagatattataaaaataaatatacagtaacttgatatgatacgttagattatatatttttttttaattggtagAATTTGGCTGATGAATGTGATACGTTACGATGCACATAAATGCAAAATACAATTATAGCCACAGAATTCGGCTGGTAGAATACCTAAACTACAATAAAGGGAAAATGGGTGGGTTGTAGCAAGAATATGCAGGAAGAGGGAAAAACCAGTACCCTTCCATTGTCTTTGCCCTTTGGTAGCATTAATTAAGAACGTGTGGCTGTTGAAGTTTGAACACTTGTTGGACATTCTAATAAATGGACCACGGGTGAAATGATGCCTTTGAATTTTTATGCCTCAACCGACGTTTTTCTTGAACAGAGAATTCCTATTTATTGTCTCATATCAGATTATATgtacataaatcataaataaataaaaataatcatttaaaccCACGTTAGGAGAATATCAATTGAatgtaattttgataaattagaATAAATGGACAAAAAAGGTTATTTGTATATGTTTGTGTCTATTGAATTATCTTTGGGCGGACAATGATCTCCTGAATAGTGTCCTCACATTTGTACAGACAAGTGTAAAtacacttatttatttattttttcttttcttttaatattttttttaaatatttttaaaaaataaaaaaaaataattttttaataatcactttcttaattattaagtaattttttttttttaaaaaactgatcgatcaattttaattattaaataaaacaataatgaaTGTCATATATTAAGTGAGAGACTGCATTTGTTTAGAAAAATACACTCCCTTAGCtcaataatttagtatcaaatTCACGAGtcgatgtaaaaaaaatttagtgatAGTAATGATTGGTGTGACatgattatttaatataattaaatgtgCTGTTACTCAAAGAAGTTCCCAAACGTCCATATCAAACACATATACAATTGATTATTATGTAATTGAAATGTTGTAATACGAAGTTTTCATAAAGGGAAATGAATGCTAAGGAGTTTGGACTCTTGgagtactttcttttttttttttttttttctaattttttatcaaagaaCTTCGTCTTTCAAAAGTATAGCCAGTACAATTTAAATCCTTAcaaacttgtaaaaaaaataaattctggaCATTCATCTATCCATATATGATCTTGTTCTATACTTGGAGCATTTTTAGGAAGGTCATTTCCTTCTCCTATATATTGCACTTCCCAAACGTTTCTTCCCTTCAGTATTGTTTTGATATCCTCAATAACGTGGCCTCCATACGACAAGTCCTTCTGCTCACTGTTAACGACTTTAACAACTAGCATTCCCTTCAAATGTGACTTTGTTAAAATTCAGATCCATGCACAATTCTACAACATACCATATAGCAACAGTTTCTGCCATGACAGAATCAAGGGCTGGTAATTTTTTGTAACTAGCACAAGCCAATACTTCACCGTTCTCATTTCTCAGAACCACTCCTAACCCCATGTGTTGATTATTGAGAGAAGAATCCCAATTTGCCTTGATGCATCCTTGTGTAGGCTTTTTTCACAGTCAACTGCCTTTACTACTCAAATTACCTTCATTTCTTGATGCAGTTTCTGCAACTATATCTTGTAAAAATCTTCAATCACTGCCTTTGCTGCTCTCATCATTGAATCAGGGCCTTtaaacttgttttaaaaaataaataagttccTTCTTTGCCACAATGATCTCATCAGCACTGCTACTAACTCTAGCTCCTCTAACTCAAGCTTGTTCATTAACTTCTTCCAGAAATCTAGGAAATAATCTTCATCGTTGGACTATTTTTTAATGGATCGAAAAGAACCTGCCCAAAAATCCTTTGCTGCAGGACACTGCCACATCACATGCATTACTGTCTCCACTGCACTTCTACATATTGGACAAGATTCATTCTCTACAACTTTTCTTCTCTACGGGTTCTTTTTTGTAGCAAGAGCATCGTTCCCCAGCTTCCATAGAAAGGATTTGACCACCCTTGGTACCCTGAGgccccaaatatttttccatatcaaGTCTCTTTTAATCTCCCTAGAACATTCCCCCTTCTAAGTTATTTTCCTCTCTTGTTCCATATAATATGCACTTTTTACAGTGAGTATATCTCTGCTAGAAGGCCcccatatcatcttatcttctGAGCCAAGCTTACTCACAGGAAGGTTGCAAATTTGATCAGCTTCCTCATTCACAAAAATCTCCCTTACCTGCTCCTCATTCCATCCATACCCACACTGGTCTAGTAGCTCACATACCCTTGGATTTTTGTCCAAAACTCTAACAGGAGATTGAATTTTAAAGGAGGAAGGGGAATTGAGCCACTTATGACCCCAAACTTCAATGCTTTTGCCATTCCCTACTCTCCATCTTAATCCTTCTTTCAATAACTTTAAAGACCCCCATATGCTCCTCCATATAAGAGAAGGATTAGAACCCAATTTTGCATCCAACAAATGCTTAACCTTAAAATACTTTTCTCTGAAAATTGTTGATGCTAAGGAAAATGGTTTCTGTAAAAACCTCCGAGCCTGTATGGCCAGAAGAGCTGAATTGAAACTATTAAGGTCTCTAAATCCCATTCCTCCCTTAAGCTTTTGTTTCCCCATTCTTTCCCAGCTCTGCCACTagattttcttctctctttctgcactaccccaccaaaactttgaaaacatACTATTTATCTCAGTACATAAAGTCTTTGGGAGTTTAAATACACTCATCGTGTATATAGGTACTGCTTGTAAAACTGCTTTTATCAATATCTCTCTTTCTGCAAtagataataatttatttttccagtaACTATTTTTTTGCCAAATTCTGTCCTTTATACACTTGAAAGTGTTATATCTTGATCTTCTCACAACAGatggaagaccaagatatttctcATAGTTGCCACATGCCACAGATCCCCAATCTCTCAAGATCATATCTCTATCTATTGTCTTTgtatttgaactaaagaaaattgaagttttttctttgttcaaaAATTGGCCTGAGGCTCTTTCATAGACCTTTAGCACCTCCATTAGCTTCATCCATTCCTCACATTTGGTcctctcaaacaaaacacaatcatctgcaaaaagtagaTGATTTATCTTGACACCCTATCTTGCCATAGTTACTTTTTTAGTCAAACCCCTTTCATCAGAGAGGTTAAGAAGAGCACTTAAGCCTTCTGCACATATGATAAAAAGGTAAGGGGAAATAGGTTCCCCTTGCCTAAGGCTCCTTGTTGGCTTGAATTTTCTTCTAGGTCTACCATTTATAAGGACTAAGTAAGACACAGTTGAGACACAACTCATAATCAACCTACACCATTTTTCACAAAAACCCACTTGCTTCATCATGGCCTCAAGAAAGCACCACTCAATTCTGTCATATGCTTTTGACATATCCAACTTAATGGCCATTGAACCAACCTTTCCTTTATGCCTAGTCTTCATAGCATGAAGGGCCTCATATGCAACCATGATGTTGTCAGAAATCAATCTACCTGGAAGGAAAGCACTCTGAGAAGGAGATAttatcacttttaaaaatttctttagTCTGTTAGCAATAGCTTTTGAGGCAATCTTGTATGCCACATTGCACAGGCTGATGGGCCTGTACTCACTCATCACAGTGAGATTTTTAACTTTAGGGATGAGGGCAATATGGGTATAATTCATTCATCTCCTCAGTCACTCTAGGCTTCATTGCTTTTAAACAATCAAAAAGGTTTTCCTGTGTTGGGCAAGTCGACAGAAATAGATTCTTGAAGTACTCATTAAAGTTCCATTCTATATCATCCATGTTGGACAACAACCTTCCATTCTCATTATGGATCTGAGTAATCatattctttctctttctttgacTAGTACAAGCTTGAAAATACTTTGTATTCCTATCTCCATGCTTATACCAATTCCTTTTGGCTCTCTGCTTCCACTTTAAATCCTCTTTATCCAGCAAACATTCCAGCTCCTTTTGAACCTCTCTAATTTCCTTTATATTGTGACTGCCTTCATCTTTCTGTAAATTCTTTAAAACCTCAATTTTTGTAGTGAGTTCTTGATTCAAATTCCTTCTTAGTGCTCTATTCCACCTCTTCAAGCCATCAATACAGCTTCTTATTGACCCTTTTAGTATCTCAAAAGGTCCCCTCCCCTTTGTTGGTTGCTGCCATCCTTCCTTAACCACCTtctcacattctgtttctgaggCCCACCATACTTCATACTTGAAAATTCTATGGCTCTGAGAAAAGGACTTGTTTATTTGAGAGAAGCTTAGTAAAACAAGTATGTGATTAGAACTTCTAGCCACTAAAATTTATACATTGATTTCCTTCTGTGCTTCAATCCACCTCTTACTGTTGGTGCAAAGGGGTTGCAACACAATAGATAGTGAGAGgaaagtttgcttcaaggcgTATTACAATgtcgctttccttaagacaatatttgcccccaccaataacgatatgcacacgggttacaagcgaatttgtctccaagatacaatgaagcccagaacaagtatgtttgtctaactgcgttatgcaTATATGAAATTAGACCCTGAATACCCTCAGATTTTGCTATTtaaccaagaaattagaaatatgttcttTTGAGAATAAACAGATtctaacaagttttgaagaagtgAAAATTTTGGAAGAGAGAGAATTCGAAATTAAATTCTGGGATACTCAAATGGCAGGCcaatgggtctatttatagatgaccaAAGGTTGTGAACGAAAAgtaattacttttcatatttgtgaaaattgttcggaataggtatatatattgtgtttgtTGCCATATGACACATCAATTGGACTTGGTCCAATGGTCACCTCGTTTATGTTCCAACTGGTTGGCGCTGCTTCGAGTCACACGGGACACGCTTTgggaatttaaaattttctttcccATGCGTTGCAGCGCCTCGCACATGGAGTGATGCGTTGTTACGCCTCGTGCACGCCTGCATGCAAAGTGTTGCACTCTTGAGCCCATTCGTTGCAGTGCTTCATGCATGCACGCCTTAGTGCTGGCCGCATGCCTCTTGAAGATGCCTCTtcataaatcaacaaaaatcatTCCTTTGAAAGAGATGTGGATCGAACCCAATCCCATGAGTTAAATTGGAGAAGTCTCAATATCACTAAACCAGTTAAAATCAGAtgcaaacaaacacaaaattgTATAATTCTCATAAACTTTtcataacttttctttttaaaataatttacaatttctaaaattaactcaaaaatattattaataaatataatatataattaattattttaaaaatattttcaacgcTTACTCGGAGTACTTCAACCGCGGTCTTCCCTGTGTTGTGTTCGTGTTCTTTCTAGGCAATGACTATGACTCGCCGGTGTTTGTCGACTGTCACTGCTTTCGTCTGCTCTGTTATGGGACCTACGTTGACGTCTTGGCTTGCGCGTTTTATGGTCTTCAATTAATAGTGCAATTTTGCAACAGGAAATTTATAAGTCTAAGGTTTACTTattactttctattttatttttaagaaatatatccattttttgtccaattaaaaaaaagggctATAAAAATATCCTAAATGATACATGCTCTTATGTagattatatactatatttgaaacaaaaaataatatacttaattctattaataattttcatctaagaGTCTTTAGTAaatctaactttttttataagtaaaaaaaaaattattaatccacataattagaCAGAATCAaatacacaggaaatatacccaaaaaaaaaaatctaattacggAAGTGAATCTAACGTTTTTCATATAAAGAACTCTTGATGTCCTTTTACATTCCAATGAAATTTATGAGGAACAATATCAAGATGTTAATTCAAAGTTCAATGT from Juglans regia cultivar Chandler chromosome 2, Walnut 2.0, whole genome shotgun sequence carries:
- the LOC108983878 gene encoding 2-C-methyl-D-erythritol 2,4-cyclodiphosphate synthase, chloroplastic, translated to MAMAAPILCASPIPQKPLSLYTKSHSFPLSQFSILPTPMKTAVARTSVSASTTTSLEAGQAPLSSMPSKALPFRVGHGFDLHRLEPGYPLIIGGINIPHDRGCEAHSDGDVLLHCVVDAILGALGLPDIGQIFPDNDPKWKGAPSSVFIKEAVRLMHEAGYELGNLDATLILQRPKVSPHKEAIKANLSALIGADPSVINLKAKTHEKVDSLGENRSIAAHTVVLLMKK